The following proteins are encoded in a genomic region of Chloracidobacterium sp.:
- the aroF gene encoding 3-deoxy-7-phosphoheptulonate synthase: MLIVMRPDATTGDLQKVLDTVEALGFRAHAMPGENRTAVGVTGNRGSIDPVHFENLPGVAEAIRVTKPYKLISKELRPERSVVKVGNSSIGGPELAIIAGPCAVEDRERLFTAAEAVAASGAKFFRGGAFKPRTSPYAFQGLGVDGLKMLAEVREQYGLNIVTEAMDERGIDAVEEYGDCIQIGARNMQNFSLLKYAGRAKKPILLKRGLSATLDELLLAAEYIMAEGNYNVILCERGIRTFADHARNTIDLSVVPAVHKLTHLPIIVDPSHGTGHNYMVAPLARAGIAVGADGLIIEVHPRPEEALCDGAQALTIEQYIDLYQQVTAINELLAEPVPTVAAA; this comes from the coding sequence ATGCTTATAGTAATGAGGCCGGACGCGACGACGGGCGACCTCCAAAAAGTCCTTGATACGGTCGAAGCACTCGGCTTTCGCGCGCATGCGATGCCGGGCGAGAACCGTACCGCTGTCGGCGTTACCGGTAATCGCGGCTCCATCGATCCTGTCCATTTTGAGAATCTTCCGGGTGTCGCCGAGGCGATCCGTGTAACAAAGCCATACAAGCTAATATCGAAGGAACTGCGGCCCGAACGCTCTGTCGTAAAGGTCGGCAATTCATCCATTGGCGGGCCTGAGCTTGCTATCATAGCCGGGCCCTGTGCCGTTGAGGATCGTGAGCGTCTTTTTACGGCCGCGGAAGCGGTTGCCGCAAGCGGTGCAAAGTTCTTTCGCGGCGGAGCTTTCAAGCCGCGTACCTCGCCCTACGCCTTCCAAGGCCTCGGTGTTGACGGACTGAAAATGCTTGCCGAGGTACGCGAGCAGTACGGCCTCAATATTGTTACCGAGGCGATGGACGAACGAGGAATTGACGCGGTGGAAGAGTACGGCGACTGCATACAGATCGGCGCGAGGAATATGCAGAATTTCTCGCTGCTAAAGTACGCGGGACGTGCGAAAAAGCCGATCCTGCTGAAACGCGGGCTTTCGGCCACTCTCGACGAACTGCTGCTCGCCGCTGAATACATTATGGCCGAGGGCAATTACAACGTGATCCTGTGCGAACGCGGCATTCGTACTTTTGCCGATCACGCACGTAACACGATCGACCTGTCGGTCGTGCCGGCCGTGCATAAGCTCACGCATCTGCCGATAATTGTCGATCCGTCGCATGGGACAGGCCACAACTATATGGTTGCTCCGCTCGCGCGTGCGGGCATTGCGGTCGGTGCAGACGGCCTTATCATCGAGGTGCATCCTCGTCCTGAAGAAGCACTTTGCGATGGCGCACAGGCATTGACGATCGAACAATACATTGACCTTTACCAACAGGTAACTGCGATCAACGAACTGTTGGCCGAACCGGTGCCGACCGTGGCAGCGGCGTGA
- a CDS encoding tryptophan synthase subunit alpha, with protein MTKLLQRFNALRDVGRKGFIPFVTAGDPDLRTSTDICVTLAESGADVIELGVPFSDPIADGPTIQRSSARALANGTSLRDVLKLSSEVKRRTDVPLVLFSYFNPVFKFGIENFVQAAADSGIDALLLTDVVDAEALTISEMLLTSGIDLISLIAPTTNEARIADICSTARGFIYAVSRAGVTGVGDNAAEQAQRLVERIRPHTVLPIAVGFGLSTSDQIKRVWEYADAAVVGSAIVSVIESSEPDNAVENVAEFVRGILPAVAKRTL; from the coding sequence ATGACTAAGCTCTTGCAAAGATTCAATGCACTGCGGGACGTGGGGCGCAAGGGATTTATCCCGTTTGTCACGGCGGGCGACCCCGATCTGCGCACTTCGACCGATATTTGTGTAACTTTGGCAGAAAGCGGTGCCGACGTGATCGAGTTGGGCGTTCCTTTCAGCGATCCGATCGCCGACGGGCCGACCATTCAGCGTTCTTCGGCGCGGGCACTTGCTAACGGAACATCGCTTCGTGACGTATTGAAGCTCTCATCCGAGGTCAAACGCCGGACCGACGTGCCGCTCGTACTGTTCAGTTATTTCAATCCGGTCTTCAAATTCGGTATTGAGAATTTCGTTCAGGCAGCCGCCGATTCGGGAATTGACGCACTACTCTTGACCGATGTTGTTGACGCAGAAGCACTTACGATCTCGGAAATGCTTCTAACGTCCGGCATTGACCTCATTTCGCTTATCGCTCCGACGACTAACGAAGCGCGCATTGCCGACATCTGTTCGACGGCAAGAGGATTTATTTACGCAGTCTCGCGTGCCGGCGTGACCGGCGTCGGCGACAATGCCGCTGAGCAGGCTCAAAGGCTTGTAGAAAGGATCCGGCCGCATACGGTACTTCCTATTGCTGTGGGTTTCGGGCTTTCAACTTCCGATCAGATAAAGCGGGTTTGGGAATATGCTGATGCCGCAGTCGTCGGCTCGGCTATCGTCAGTGTCATCGAAAGCTCAGAGCCGGACAATGCTGTCGAGAACGTTGCAGAGTTCGTTCGCGGCATTCTTCCTGCGGTTGCAAAACGAACCTTGTGA
- a CDS encoding insulinase family protein — protein sequence MTIDEKRFAPAPLAAAPFDVPKASQTTLDNGLRVVVFENKRLPLVNYRLGFSFGDVNDPADSRGMTSAMASMLTEGTENYNSAQFADKVERLGASLHAAASGDFFTVAASALSLYSSSILELLAEVIQQATFPEAELDLYRRNTVEHLRFQRSQPPFLASEQAARLIYGEHPYSQIAPSPADVEKLDRDAMAEFRRKMLVPNNAILIAVGDVERDQFIAEVNERFCNWRQGSAPGDIFSAPPARSKRTLTIVDRPGSTQSNIVIANTAIERCSPDYFAVLVMNQVLGAGASSRVFMNLREEKGYTYGAYTRVEARKLTGGFEGTAEVRSSVTGDSLREFFYEFERIRETKASADEIADAKNFLTGVFPIRVETQEGLTNLLVNQFLYGLPDDYLQTYRANVEAVTDDQILDAARKYVRPDEAAIVIVGDASQMISQVESYADEIEVFDTNGAKKN from the coding sequence ATGACTATTGATGAGAAACGCTTCGCGCCCGCGCCGCTTGCCGCCGCGCCGTTCGATGTGCCGAAAGCTTCGCAGACAACGCTCGATAACGGCCTGCGTGTCGTCGTTTTTGAGAATAAACGCCTTCCGCTCGTAAATTATCGTCTCGGTTTTTCGTTCGGTGATGTCAATGATCCGGCGGATTCCCGCGGTATGACGTCGGCAATGGCTTCTATGCTCACCGAGGGCACCGAAAATTACAACAGTGCACAGTTCGCCGATAAAGTTGAACGCCTTGGCGCATCGCTTCACGCCGCTGCATCGGGTGATTTTTTCACTGTCGCAGCGTCGGCCCTTTCGTTGTACAGTTCATCCATCCTTGAACTGCTCGCAGAGGTCATTCAACAGGCGACATTTCCTGAAGCAGAACTCGACCTTTACAGAAGGAACACCGTTGAGCACTTGCGCTTTCAGCGTTCGCAGCCGCCGTTCCTCGCATCAGAGCAAGCTGCACGGCTGATCTATGGTGAACATCCGTATTCGCAGATCGCGCCAAGCCCTGCCGATGTTGAAAAACTCGATCGCGATGCAATGGCTGAGTTTCGCCGCAAAATGCTCGTGCCGAATAACGCGATCCTTATCGCGGTCGGCGATGTCGAACGCGATCAGTTCATCGCCGAGGTCAATGAGCGTTTCTGCAACTGGCGGCAAGGAAGCGCACCGGGCGATATCTTCAGCGCGCCGCCGGCACGCTCGAAACGCACTCTCACCATCGTTGACAGGCCCGGCTCAACGCAGTCGAATATCGTCATTGCCAACACTGCGATCGAACGCTGCAGCCCTGATTACTTTGCGGTGCTCGTTATGAATCAAGTGCTGGGAGCCGGCGCCTCGTCACGCGTTTTTATGAATCTGCGTGAGGAAAAAGGCTATACATACGGAGCCTATACACGGGTCGAAGCACGCAAATTGACCGGCGGCTTCGAGGGAACCGCCGAAGTGCGAAGCTCTGTTACGGGCGATTCGCTGAGGGAATTCTTCTATGAATTCGAGCGCATAAGGGAAACGAAAGCGTCTGCCGACGAGATCGCCGATGCCAAGAACTTCCTCACCGGTGTCTTCCCGATACGTGTCGAAACGCAGGAAGGATTGACCAATCTGCTGGTCAATCAGTTCCTTTACGGCCTGCCCGATGACTATCTGCAAACTTATCGAGCGAATGTCGAGGCCGTTACCGATGATCAGATACTCGATGCCGCCCGCAAATACGTCCGGCCTGACGAAGCTGCCATCGTTATCGTCGGTGATGCGAGCCAAATGATCAGTCAGGTCGAGAGCTACGCCGATGAGATCGAAGTGTTCGACACTAACGGCGCGAAGAAAAACTGA
- a CDS encoding helix-turn-helix transcriptional regulator: MAFKNESLLSTLELGKAIKRHRETHKLSLRDAADQTGVSASTLSRIENGTGRPDADNIARLSQWLNMPVDRIMKPVSESGVEPVVYYPHEATPEIVEAHLRADPKLSAETAEALAELFRVAYQQFSRSDNSTPMKDREHRLKVK, encoded by the coding sequence ATGGCATTTAAGAATGAGAGCCTTTTGAGCACGCTGGAGCTCGGGAAAGCGATCAAGCGGCATCGCGAAACTCATAAGCTCAGCCTTCGTGACGCTGCCGACCAAACAGGCGTTTCTGCATCGACGCTGTCCCGTATCGAAAATGGTACCGGGCGTCCCGATGCCGATAATATTGCGCGTCTTTCGCAGTGGCTGAATATGCCGGTCGATCGGATAATGAAGCCGGTGTCGGAAAGCGGCGTCGAACCCGTTGTGTATTATCCGCACGAAGCCACGCCTGAGATCGTTGAGGCACATTTGAGGGCTGATCCTAAGCTCTCAGCCGAAACGGCAGAGGCCCTTGCAGAGTTATTCCGCGTTGCATACCAGCAGTTCAGCAGATCGGATAATTCGACGCCAATGAAGGATCGAGAACATAGACTTAAGGTAAAGTAA
- the trpB gene encoding tryptophan synthase subunit beta, giving the protein MNYEPNENGFWGEYGGRFVPETLVAPIDELTEAFFAHRDDAQFQAEFRDLLLNYVGRPSPLYFANRLTEKLGGARIYLKREDLNHTGAHKINNCIGQILLARRMGKRRIIAETGAGQHGVATATVCALFGLECVIYMGTEDMRRQEANVFRMKLLGADVKGVALGSCTLKDAINEALRDWVSNISSSYYLLGSALGPHPYPLMVREFQSVIGREAREQILEHEGRLPDLLAACVGGGSNAIGLFHRFLSDTDVRMVGVEAGGRGKGLGDHAARFLSDTGVGILHGTKSYLLQDDNGQVAATHSISAGLDYASIGPEHAFLHDTGRIEYVSVSDTDALAAFDLLCKTEGIIPALESSHAVAYAVRAAPSLDRDRIMIVNLSGRGDKDMNTVREAFGNGTEDD; this is encoded by the coding sequence ATGAACTACGAGCCGAATGAAAATGGTTTTTGGGGCGAATACGGAGGGCGCTTTGTGCCGGAGACGCTTGTCGCGCCGATCGATGAATTGACGGAAGCATTCTTTGCACACCGCGATGATGCTCAATTTCAGGCTGAATTTAGAGATCTCCTTCTGAATTATGTCGGCCGGCCTTCACCGCTATATTTTGCAAACCGGCTTACTGAGAAGCTCGGCGGCGCGCGAATATATCTCAAACGCGAGGATCTGAACCATACGGGCGCTCATAAGATAAACAATTGCATCGGTCAGATCCTGCTCGCAAGACGAATGGGCAAACGCCGCATTATTGCGGAAACGGGTGCCGGGCAGCACGGCGTGGCAACGGCTACCGTGTGTGCCTTGTTCGGCCTTGAATGCGTGATCTACATGGGCACAGAAGATATGCGGCGGCAGGAAGCTAATGTCTTTCGTATGAAGCTGTTAGGTGCCGATGTTAAAGGTGTTGCTTTAGGTTCGTGCACTCTCAAAGATGCGATAAATGAGGCATTACGAGACTGGGTCTCGAACATCAGTTCGAGCTACTACCTTCTTGGCTCCGCTCTGGGGCCGCATCCGTATCCGCTAATGGTGCGTGAATTCCAGAGCGTCATCGGACGCGAAGCCCGCGAGCAGATACTTGAACACGAAGGGCGGCTGCCCGACCTGTTGGCAGCCTGCGTCGGCGGCGGATCGAATGCGATCGGGCTTTTCCATCGGTTCCTCAGCGATACAGACGTGCGAATGGTAGGCGTTGAGGCAGGCGGCCGCGGTAAAGGCCTTGGCGATCATGCTGCACGATTCCTCTCAGACACGGGCGTCGGTATTCTCCATGGTACAAAAAGTTATCTCCTTCAGGACGACAATGGGCAGGTTGCTGCAACGCATTCGATCTCTGCAGGACTTGATTATGCATCGATCGGGCCGGAGCACGCATTTCTGCATGACACCGGGCGAATAGAGTACGTTTCAGTGTCGGATACTGATGCCCTCGCGGCATTCGATCTGTTGTGCAAGACCGAAGGCATCATTCCGGCTCTTGAGTCCTCACACGCCGTCGCCTACGCGGTTCGGGCCGCGCCGTCCCTGGATCGGGACCGGATAATGATAGTGAATCTGTCAGGCCGCGGCGATAAAGATATGAACACTGTGCGCGAAGCTTTTGGCAACGGGACTGAGGATGACTAA
- a CDS encoding insulinase family protein: protein MPHSFSLPPLEIKEHKLQNGLRVILNPDNAIPVVSVAVYYNVGSRNERPDRTGFAHLFEHMMFQGSENVPKAGHFQYVMKAGGTMNGTTSTERTNYYETLPASQLPLALWLESDRMRSLAVTQENLDNQREAVKEEKRLRYDNQPYGQIFDLISEMIYQNFANAHSTIGSMEHLDAASVEDVREFFRIYYAPNNAVVAISGAFDEDEAVSLAEKYFSDIDAQPLPPPLDVSEPAEVAKNYREWQDALAPFPAFLIGWKIPERRTHEFNALYLAGKILYDGESSRLFQKLVKGDESVIQLFGFTDERRGPSSIFVGAIPKPDEDLSKIREAIMHEINDLAINGPTNGEMEKIENQLVNDAVRMRQSSMAKAQAIAEFALYDGNAALINTELEELLAITAEDIRMAAAHYLNTENRALLDVVPAS from the coding sequence ATGCCACATTCATTCTCTCTGCCGCCGTTAGAGATAAAAGAACACAAGTTGCAGAACGGATTGCGGGTGATCCTAAACCCTGATAATGCGATACCGGTCGTTTCGGTCGCGGTCTATTATAACGTGGGTTCGCGCAATGAGCGTCCTGACAGGACGGGCTTCGCACATCTGTTCGAACATATGATGTTTCAGGGAAGCGAGAACGTGCCGAAAGCCGGACATTTTCAGTATGTGATGAAAGCGGGCGGCACTATGAACGGCACGACCTCGACCGAACGCACAAATTATTACGAAACGCTCCCCGCAAGCCAGCTTCCGCTCGCACTTTGGCTCGAATCCGACAGGATGCGTTCGCTTGCGGTAACGCAGGAGAATCTTGATAACCAGCGTGAGGCCGTAAAGGAGGAGAAAAGGCTGCGTTATGACAATCAGCCTTACGGACAGATCTTCGATCTTATAAGTGAGATGATCTATCAGAACTTTGCGAACGCACATTCGACGATCGGCTCGATGGAACATCTCGACGCGGCCTCAGTAGAGGACGTGCGCGAATTCTTTCGTATCTATTACGCGCCGAATAACGCCGTTGTCGCTATATCGGGTGCGTTTGATGAGGACGAAGCCGTGAGTCTGGCAGAGAAATATTTTAGCGATATCGACGCACAGCCGCTGCCGCCGCCGCTTGATGTGAGCGAACCCGCTGAGGTCGCCAAAAATTACCGCGAATGGCAGGATGCACTCGCACCGTTTCCCGCTTTTCTCATCGGTTGGAAGATCCCGGAAAGGCGAACTCACGAATTTAACGCACTGTACCTCGCCGGAAAGATACTTTATGACGGTGAAAGTTCGCGGCTCTTTCAAAAACTCGTAAAGGGCGACGAATCAGTGATACAGCTCTTCGGTTTTACGGATGAAAGACGCGGGCCGTCGAGCATTTTCGTCGGTGCCATCCCGAAACCTGACGAAGATCTCAGCAAGATCCGCGAAGCTATAATGCACGAGATCAATGATCTCGCGATAAATGGCCCCACCAACGGAGAAATGGAAAAGATCGAGAATCAACTCGTAAATGACGCCGTGCGAATGCGCCAATCTTCGATGGCAAAGGCTCAGGCCATCGCGGAATTCGCATTGTATGACGGCAATGCGGCGTTGATAAACACCGAACTCGAAGAACTGCTGGCCATAACGGCAGAAGATATCCGAATGGCCGCCGCGCATTACTTGAATACCGAAAATCGGGCACTGCTCGATGTGGTTCCGGCATCATAA
- a CDS encoding GAF domain-containing protein produces MVDSKVILLQNQRMSEVNKELPARLRRLIETIDLANLLTQPITASIDELLTSAAARLHSADASVLVREGETGDLRFLCATGSVADQLIGMDVPAGKGIAGFVLMSGQPVAVSDVGEDTSFYAEVDKRTGFSTQTLLAVPLRFGDEIIGVLEFVNRTGAPPFEPFSAEEMDTAVIYAEAAAALVNAYNAAVLLRGLSSRIIADTDETDLAAIRSWLNEIRGSAAHRERAELALLIREIADRGEAERRLCREILEAVARHTDGFGGMNIADTRDEF; encoded by the coding sequence GTGGTTGATTCAAAAGTCATTTTGCTTCAGAATCAGCGTATGTCCGAAGTGAACAAAGAATTACCGGCAAGGCTGCGGCGCTTGATCGAGACGATCGACCTCGCGAACCTTTTGACGCAGCCGATCACGGCTTCGATCGATGAATTACTGACGTCGGCGGCGGCGCGACTTCATTCGGCGGACGCATCGGTGCTTGTGCGCGAAGGTGAAACGGGAGATCTGCGGTTCTTATGTGCGACGGGAAGCGTCGCAGATCAATTGATAGGGATGGACGTGCCTGCGGGTAAGGGAATAGCAGGCTTTGTGCTTATGTCAGGCCAGCCTGTTGCGGTTTCGGACGTCGGTGAAGACACGTCATTCTACGCTGAGGTCGATAAACGTACGGGTTTCTCGACGCAGACGCTCCTTGCGGTTCCGCTTCGATTCGGTGATGAGATAATTGGCGTCCTTGAATTCGTAAATCGTACGGGTGCGCCGCCGTTCGAGCCTTTTTCTGCAGAAGAGATGGATACTGCGGTGATCTATGCTGAAGCTGCCGCGGCGCTTGTCAACGCATACAACGCTGCGGTGCTTTTACGCGGATTGAGCAGCCGCATTATTGCGGATACGGATGAAACTGATCTCGCGGCGATACGAAGTTGGCTGAATGAGATACGCGGATCTGCGGCGCATCGCGAGCGTGCGGAGCTTGCACTGCTTATTCGCGAGATAGCAGATCGCGGTGAAGCCGAACGTCGCCTTTGTCGTGAGATATTAGAGGCTGTTGCGCGGCATACGGACGGTTTTGGCGGGATGAATATCGCGGATACGAGAGATGAGTTCTGA
- a CDS encoding S41 family peptidase, producing MPFRSFFVAPILACVLAAAALAQIQHSSKSASDPFQLRTGVSFAASPSSEASPAAETGAAPRIANEISDAEELIRRYHVFGRRLSAEKLTESALEGALGTLDPHSAFYNAAEWKELLDEEMSGYSGIGASIASYTKDGITSTFILAAFKGSAAARASLRYGDRILAVNGEDLSESAATDVRNHLRGPDGTTLELTVERAVDGSVVTVALKRSIVPQPSVPDAYMLRSGVGYIALTEGFTYTTADEFGAAFRRLKQQGMRSLVIDLRGNGGGIVDQSVKVAQTFLPAGAVIVTQRGRTKLDDRVWRSNNAAPERLPVVLLVDGDTASASEIFAGAMQDRDRAFIVGAKTFGKGLVQSVIELPYGTGLTLTSARYLTPSGRSIQRDYSHTGLYDYYNHTGQSAAIDQPHVEARTLGNRKVLGGDGILPDEVIDAKDLTDSQAALLDPIFFFVKDAVNGRADDPLLSSTPFVSVAAPAQKLYAADRAALIAAFSKYLTKNRVSMPSDVELSANWGFIADRIRYNLELSRKGTVAADRILLESDPVAAKGLELLPRAAEMARIAAVHK from the coding sequence ATGCCGTTTCGATCGTTTTTCGTCGCTCCGATCCTAGCTTGCGTGCTTGCGGCCGCGGCCCTTGCGCAGATACAGCATTCATCTAAGAGCGCGTCCGATCCTTTTCAACTTCGAACGGGAGTTTCATTCGCTGCATCGCCGTCATCCGAAGCTTCACCGGCCGCAGAAACAGGCGCGGCGCCGCGTATCGCGAACGAAATCTCGGATGCCGAAGAACTTATCCGTCGTTATCACGTTTTCGGAAGACGACTTTCCGCCGAAAAACTGACCGAATCAGCTCTGGAAGGAGCCCTCGGCACACTTGATCCGCATTCCGCCTTCTACAACGCTGCCGAGTGGAAAGAACTGCTCGATGAAGAGATGAGCGGCTATTCCGGTATCGGCGCATCGATCGCAAGCTACACGAAAGACGGTATCACAAGCACATTTATCCTAGCTGCTTTCAAAGGATCTGCGGCCGCGCGTGCTTCACTTCGTTACGGCGACCGCATACTCGCTGTTAACGGCGAAGACCTTTCGGAAAGCGCTGCAACAGACGTGCGAAACCATCTGCGCGGCCCTGACGGCACGACACTGGAACTCACCGTCGAACGCGCAGTTGACGGCAGCGTCGTTACAGTTGCACTAAAACGCTCGATCGTTCCGCAGCCGTCCGTGCCTGATGCTTATATGCTCCGCTCAGGCGTTGGTTACATCGCTCTGACGGAAGGATTCACATACACAACTGCAGATGAGTTCGGCGCAGCCTTTCGACGTTTGAAGCAGCAAGGGATGCGCTCGCTGGTTATTGACCTTCGCGGCAACGGCGGCGGTATTGTCGATCAATCAGTAAAGGTTGCGCAGACATTTTTGCCGGCCGGCGCCGTCATCGTAACCCAACGCGGCCGTACAAAACTCGATGACCGCGTCTGGCGCTCGAACAACGCGGCACCGGAACGCCTTCCGGTCGTGCTTCTTGTTGATGGTGACACTGCATCGGCTTCCGAGATCTTCGCGGGAGCGATGCAGGACCGCGATAGGGCCTTTATCGTCGGCGCAAAGACATTCGGCAAGGGATTGGTGCAAAGCGTGATCGAGTTGCCTTACGGAACAGGCCTTACACTCACATCCGCGCGTTATTTGACGCCGTCCGGACGCTCGATACAACGCGATTATTCGCATACAGGGCTTTATGATTATTACAATCACACAGGCCAGTCCGCCGCTATCGATCAGCCGCACGTAGAAGCCCGCACCTTGGGCAACCGAAAGGTGCTCGGCGGCGACGGAATACTGCCCGACGAGGTAATCGATGCGAAAGATCTTACCGATTCGCAGGCCGCGCTTCTCGACCCGATATTCTTTTTTGTAAAAGATGCGGTCAACGGCCGCGCAGACGATCCTTTGCTGTCGTCAACTCCGTTCGTTTCGGTTGCGGCTCCCGCACAAAAGCTTTATGCGGCGGATCGCGCGGCGCTGATCGCGGCTTTCTCGAAGTATTTGACGAAAAATAGGGTTTCAATGCCGAGTGACGTGGAACTGTCGGCGAATTGGGGCTTCATTGCAGATCGAATACGCTACAACCTCGAACTTTCGCGAAAAGGAACGGTTGCTGCCGATCGAATACTTCTGGAGAGCGATCCCGTTGCCGCAAAAGGCCTAGAACTACTGCCGCGTGCGGCCGAGATGGCCCGCATCGCGGCCGTGCACAAGTAA
- a CDS encoding S8 family serine peptidase, protein MSSEERQFMQTMSQQFKPLHDWRQATGRGVTVAVIDSGIDTRHQELSGRVIESVEARIAGNRVIFEPSTAGDSAGHGTACAAIAARIAPHANFASIKVLGAGGLGDAQAFLAGLEYAIKKRYKVINLSLGTTKPQFFAPLHDMLDRAYQAGCVVVAAANNLPQPSFPSVFSSSLISVIKSAETDPLKFGFHYGEVIELTAPGVNIRTAWLDNGYKTLTGNSFACPHISGIVARIVEGYPDLTPFQVKTALYAIARDNAQSTDAAE, encoded by the coding sequence ATGAGTTCTGAAGAGCGGCAATTTATGCAGACGATGTCGCAGCAGTTCAAGCCGCTGCACGATTGGCGGCAGGCGACGGGACGCGGCGTAACCGTTGCGGTGATAGACAGCGGCATAGATACGCGGCACCAGGAGCTTTCGGGACGCGTGATCGAGTCGGTAGAGGCACGCATTGCCGGAAATCGCGTAATATTCGAGCCATCGACGGCCGGCGACAGTGCAGGTCACGGAACCGCGTGTGCAGCGATAGCAGCGCGGATCGCACCGCATGCGAACTTCGCGTCAATAAAGGTACTCGGGGCCGGAGGTTTGGGCGACGCACAGGCATTCCTGGCGGGCCTCGAGTATGCGATAAAGAAGCGTTACAAAGTGATAAACCTCTCACTCGGGACTACGAAGCCGCAATTCTTCGCTCCGCTGCACGATATGCTCGATAGGGCATATCAGGCCGGCTGTGTCGTTGTCGCGGCAGCGAATAATCTGCCGCAGCCAAGCTTTCCGTCTGTATTTTCTTCCTCTTTGATATCAGTGATAAAGAGTGCCGAGACCGATCCTCTGAAATTCGGATTCCATTACGGCGAAGTTATCGAACTTACCGCTCCGGGCGTGAATATAAGAACGGCTTGGCTCGATAACGGCTACAAAACGCTCACCGGAAACAGCTTTGCGTGCCCGCATATTTCCGGTATCGTCGCGCGTATCGTCGAAGGATATCCCGATCTTACGCCTTTTCAGGTCAAGACCGCCTTATATGCCATCGCACGCGACAATGCGCAAAGCACTGACGCCGCCGAATAA